In Spirosoma pollinicola, the genomic window CGGCGGCGTACACGGTTAACTAAATTTGTACCTCTTTTACCTAATAAGTGGCCATTAAAAGAACCTTTTCGTAAACGCTTTTGAGCAGCAAAGGAACGTGACAAACTGTATCACCTTGCTACAAATGACGTTCATTTGTCCAAGGGTTATTCTGGACGATTTTGTGGACATATACGAGATGTAAGTAAATGGCTAGTTTATAATCATTTACGCGTCCAATAAATTCGAAGAACTGACCATTTAACTGGACGAAAACTCTATGACTCGTTCTAAATTGTGTTGACCATCTGTTAGTTACCCAGCTTTTTATCGCTGCTGGAATACCTGTCATCATACAATTAATTCTGCCTTAGTACTCGAAGAGAAAAATCGATGGCTGCAATGTATATCGCCAATCCCATTATGTTTATTACATGCTGGAAATATAAGGCTGAAATACTTAAAATCAGGAGCAGAATCCAGTACGGCTGTTTACTAAAGAAAGCTTCCTCCATAATAAGCTTACTCACATGATTGATCCGTTGTTTAAGCCCTACCATTACCGCGATGGTATTGGGAAACGAATTGGTAGAACTCACGTTTTTGGTATCTGAAGTATCGGCATATAACTTCGATTCATACCTTTTATTCAGGAGTTTTTCTTTCCATTCACGCAACATTAACCTTAATCCATCGTCCTGACAGTTAATTTTTTTTCGTAACATCTGATGGCTTACCCAGCTGAACATGGTGATCAGAAAAACAAGATAGGACAGCGAAATGATATGGGAACCATTCACCAAATTAAGATAAATATTCATTAGTAGAAGTGGTCCATGTATTGACCCGTAGGCCGTCTGATGAACATCGCGTTGCGGATCTTTAAATGAACCGATCAGTACAATTGTCTTTTCTACCTGATGCAGACTGAGGTGCTTTCTAAGCAAGTCCGGCTTATTTAGCAGTTCCCCTAATTCATAGACAGGGGTTTCAGTCTGCAGGACCATTTCTTCCGCCGATGGAGTGAATCCAAGTAAAGATAAAAATTCATCCAGCCAAGAAGTTTCTCTGGGGTTAACAAGGTCCTGAATTGGTGCATCGGCTATTCGTAGTTCTGGAATAAACGTATTCAAAGCCCAGTAAACTCGTCGGTCAGTCGAATCGCTGACATTGTGTTCCTCTATTAGTCTGCCCAATAGAGGTACTGGTCGGCTGATGATTCGTTTGTTGCTGATCAGTTGGTATAGCTTGTAGGGCAGGCTGGAACGTCCGGCACTATCAATTAGACTATAATTAAAAAACAGACCATCATGGAGGGAAAAGTCTACGGGTGCCTGCTGCAGGGAAATTGGGGCTGATCCAGTTTTTTCACTAAAACGTTCCGGACTGTCAGCTACCAATAATTTTTGCTGCTGGTTTAGGGCTGTTAAGCTCTTTTGTAACGACATATCAACGCGTGCGTTTATAGACGGATAATCCAGCAGTAAATCACAAACAATTAGTTCAGTTGACATACCTATTACACTATCTTGTAGAAATAGGTTTAAGAACGTTGTCAGGCGGGCTCTATCAACACCTGAGGTCACAGCACCATATTTTTCAAATAACCGCTCTTTAGGTTTAGTCAGTAACTGAGTATCCATCGATACGTCAACTAACAAAAAATTGTCAGTCGAATTTAATTGATCATTGTTCTTTTCGCTGACAAATAATTGCCTAAAGTAAGTTACAATACTTAGCGCTTCGGCCTCTTCAGCCAGAAATAAGGGTTGGGTATTGCTACAGCTTAAGGTCAGAACCGTCAGCCACAAGCCATGAAGTATAGTGAACAGCCAACGGTAGGCCGTAAAGGACAGTGTCCTGACGAGCAAAGCCAGTGGCACCAGAACGATCAGGTAAATCAGAATAATCAGCAGCATATTAATCTACAATCTCCTACTGACAGAACGGGGTGTGGCTGCGGATAAATCTGCGGATGCTCAACTGCAGCGCGGCATCATAATTACTGGTTTGGGAGCATGTTTTTCCGCCCCGGGTCATCTTGACAAGTGTGACAAGTTCCTGCACGATATCCTTGCATGAATCGGTGTTCTTTGTATAGATCCCTTTTGTCAAATCAATCAGAGCCTTTCTTTCCATATCCGTTAATACGTAGAGCCAGCATGTCCAATTTCCTTTGACCACATCTCCGGAAAGCCTTTCAACCGTGCTAGGGATATAATGACCTGCAAGCAACTCCTTACTAGTAACCAAAAGTTCCTGTTGTGCATTTCGCTTCAGTGTATACACCGCCGGGCCAGTCCGGATTCGGAATTGATCACTACTTAAAACACCCGAAGGCGTAATTCGTAGCGTATCTAGCAGAATCAATGTATCACTGAAAGCACAGGCCAGATCGGCCAGTTGCGAATTTTCATCAGTTCGGGTAACCGCTTTATTATTTAGGCTGCTTCCCAACTGACTATGCTGGATATAAGTCATTTTCTTACCATCAGGCCCCACCATGGTTACGCGAAATACAGGGTTAGGATTTTGGTGGTACCAGCTCTTCAACATACTCTCCAACTCGATGGCTGAACGAGCTTGTTTCAGCACTTTCCTCTCAAAGTCAAGCGCAGTTACCTTATCAATGTCACCAGAATAGGAAACAGCCATAAACAATGGCTGTTGGGCCTGACTGATAGCTGGAAACCAGAAGCCAATAAATAACAGACAGAAATAGTGAAATCTCATTACGATGACAAAGTTTATCAGGTCAAACAGGAAGTTTTACGAGGGCAGAGAGCAGAAAATTAACATCGCTTGGTTAATGGACGAGCACAAAGCCTCCCCAGGGACTTACCGCTTTTCCAGCCGCCAACCTTCTTGTTCGTTGCGCTCCTTCAAAAGCCGATTCGATTGTAGCGGTCGACATGGCCAGCTGGCGATAGAACTCTTCCATAAATTTCTGCGCTGAATCATCATCTATATTCCAGAGCGAGGCAATTATATAATTTGAACCTACCGATTTAAATGCCCGGCATAAACCAAGCAGGTTTTCACTACCCTCCGTATCGCCTAACGCAGATTGACAGGCCGAAAGAACCACTAACTGGCAAGCGGCAGTTACAGTAGACTGTATTTCTCGAGCTGTCAGGATGCCATCCTGTTCTCCCAGTAAAGATGGGTTTACCCAGCCACAGTCCGAACTGGCCATCAGTAAGGCGCTATGAAAACCCTGATCTGTTTGCTGCAAAAAGGCGTTGGTGGTATCAACATCTGCTTCTTCCCGCTTAAGGTATTCTCCGTGAGTGGCTAAATGAATTAAATCCAATGGCTTACCCGTCTCCGTTAGAAAAGCTTCTTCTGTAGCTGATCGTTCGTTTAACACTTTGAGTGTTCCTTTGTGTTGTTCGATCAGTTTGCTGATAAACGAAATTTCCTCTTTTGTCCGCTCAAGCGGCGCTGCTTTGGGCTTAGCCTCATCACAGCTATAATCCACATCTCCGACCAGTAAGGCCTTTATGGGTTGTCTAGCCAAATTAAATGCACTCTTATTACTGATCTGACTGGTACTTAACAGCATCCTGATGGTCTGAGTAGCGGCAATCGGCGTATTATTAGGCCTTGATAAAGCCGAAAAGGATAAACCCTGGGAATAGCCAGCCACCGACGACAGATAGATCACCCTACTTTTGCTGAGCCGCTGCTCCAGGGGCTGCCAGGCCAATTGATACAATTGTTTATTCTGGTAAAAGGCATTGATTGAATCGGGATGCAGACTGGATTGTTTGGACAGAATTGCCTGCCACTGTTGCTCCGAGCTTAAGGAAACAAAACGTGGTACTCGATCTTGCTGAGTGATCACCAGCGCTCCATAACGAATTCGGTTATTAGACTGGTCCTCATATCGAAGAAGTTCGACGGCGGCAGCGGTTTCAGTTTTAGATCCTTTCGTCGATGCATCTAACATCTGAAGAATAGTTTTCCAGGTATAAGCTCTGTTCACCTCACTTTTCGATAGTAAACCGGATGCCAACCGACGTTCCAGTTGAATAATGTCTCCATTGAGGGTATCGAGTCTTGAACGCCAGATCAATTCATTGTCGGTTGGGTTCAGTAGCAGTTTATTCCGGCGTTTTCGTATATCGACTAATGTTTTAACCTCCTTGGGCTGCTGCTTACTAAGTTGTTGCAAAAAGCCTGAATAACTTCGAAGTGCCAGACTTTTCTGTAGTAATACAATTTCATATAGCCGGGCTGATGATGCCGTATCCCGGTTAGCAGATTCCGAATAAAAGTTGATCTGATACGAAACAAATCGGTCTAGTTCGCGCTTTGTCACCACAAATTCGTCCTCAACGAGAAGATTAGCCTGAAGGCTGACCCGCTGTTTAAGTAAGGCCCATCCTTCGGAAAAGAGCTGCCTTGCCTGCTTCTGATCATTAGTTTGACTATATGCTTTTGCTAATTCATGCAGTGCGTACAGGTACGATTGATGAAATGTTCCCATCACCGTTTTACTTTCTTCACAGGCTTCCTGCAAATACTTAATTCTAGCTTTTTGATCGCCAGTTGCCTGACTGACGCTAGCCAGTAAAGTTAATATATGAATGCGCAGCAGGTCATAGGGCTCGTCAGCCTCCAAGATTGTCTGATAGGCGGTCCGCAACAATTCACCGGCTTTCGCATACTCTCTGGTTTCATAGGCAAGCTGACTCTGGTTTGTCCACTCAAGCAGTTGAGTGTATACTGACAATTCTACAGTATGGGGACTAATGCTATAGGCACTATACTTCTCTCGGATGCGCTCCCGTCCATAGATATGGTTGAAGTTATTATACCAATGGGAAAACATCTCTCGAACTGGGTCTTTCACTACATGAAGGTTTGTAGCTTCTGCGTCGGCTAGTGCAGTAGTTATGGCCTGAGATTCAAAAAAAGTGGCTTCCGTGTATCGGTTTGACTGTGAATACAACTGGGATAAATCATCCAGTAACCTGAAGAAATAAGGGTGAGCTGGATTATATGCGGTACGACAGCGAGAAAGACCATCCTTAAATGCTTTTTCTGCGAGTAGCAGATTACCATTTCGCAAATAATATAATCCCAACCAGTGCTGGGTGTTCGCGACAGCCTCAGAACTTTTGGCAAATTTAGTGAGGATTGTTCGGGTAGTGGGACGTATCAGTGTATCATTGGTATAGTAATAGGCCGAAGCCAAGTACTGGAGGTTTTCGGCCCGTAGATCACTATATTCATCCTTTGTTTTTTGCCAGCAGGAATCCGCTTTTAAAAGGACTCGTCTAGCCTTTAAGGCTAATTGCCGTTTCTCCTGGGTTGATATTGTATTGTTGCGAATTTCAATTTGATTTAAATAAAATTTCCCCAGTTCCCATAACGTTAAGGCATATACGTGGGGCTGGTCTTTTGCTTTAAAGTGGTCGATAACAACTTGGCCAGCTTTTTTCAGGGTAGACTCTGCCTCTGGGTAGCGTTTGAGTCCTTTCTGATTAAAAGCCAGCATCCGAAGCACATACACTAATTCTACCCAGTCCTGCTTTTGTTCCAGGCAGGCGGCATAAGCTAAATTATATTCACTGGCCAATCGATGTAATGAATAAGCCGTCAGATCTTCTGCATCCTTTCTAGCGCTCTGGATACCCCGACACCCTCCTTTTGTGGCCTTTTCAACCCGTTGAAGAAGTGGCCTGACTTCTTTCTGCAACTCCTCATCGAACTCGCTCAGTTCAAATGATAATTCACGAAAACTAGGTAAGGGTTTACTCAACAAGCGTTGTTCCCTCGCTAGGGAAGCCTCCACGTAATACCGATTGGCCCGATTCCTGTCGCCTGTCCGATCATAGAGTGTACCCATTTGTTCATATGCATCAGCCAAGAACGCTGGTGTGTTAATCATTTTACTGATTTGCCTTACCTCTGCATCGAGTCCATGTTGATTAAGTGTGGCAACAACCTTTTTGGTCTGGGCAGTTCTGCCTGCTTTTAAGAGATTTAACATATCGTTGCGTTTGGCTAGAGTAGCCAAACTTAGGGCAGTTTGTCCGTCCGTCGTTTTCTGAGTGGCAGATAAACCAGCATTAAGCGCTGTTTGCACAAGCTTTATGTTACCTGACTGAACCGCATAATGCAGTACAGTCCAACCTTTCTCATCCACCAGCGTAATATCGGCAGCCTGCTCCAGAAGTTGATCTACTAATTTATCCTCTCCGGCCTGGGCCGCATATAATAAGGGGGTCATTTTCCGATCAGCTAGACATCGGTGATTGATATTGGAGGCAGTATTAGTTGCTGATAATTCATCGGGATTCAATGTTTCTTGCCGGTTTAGGGCGTCGACAACCCAGGGATCAACACCATAGGATGCAACATGCAAGGCGCTCCATGAGATCTCTTTCCCTTGTGGAGTAATGCCCGGCTCATCCAGTCTCATCCCGCATTTTCTAAGTAATATGGGAGCTGTGTGATGGGCCTTATTACTGATAGCCGCTACCAACGCATTGCCAAAGTAGGGGAATCGGGCATTAGGAAGAGGATTATAGATAATTCCCTTGAGTCGGGCTTTCGCACCTTTGGCAATTAATAGCTTAAGAATATCCTGATTATCAAGATAGGCAGCCCACATGAGTGGTGTCGCCCCGTTCTCATCCCGGCTATTTACATCCTCTCCTGATTCAATAAGGCTTTTGATAGTCTCACTAGATTCTTTAGCTTTGATAGCAACAATGAGTTTATTAGCAGACTGTTGCACTGGGACTACGTTTGTAGAACCAACTTGTGCTCCTGCTTTGGTAAGCACAGATACAATATCCTGAAATCCCCGTTCAATTGCGATCTTAAGGGGTGTTTTACCCCCATCAGCCTCGGAAGGTATATTAGGATTGGCTGTGGCAAATCCCTGTTCTTTTACCCGGTAGAGTAAATGCACCACCATGTCATAATTCCCAATGTAACAGGCGGTGTGAAGTGCTGTATAGCCACGTTTACCACCCGGAGCCCGGCCCGCTTCATTAATGGGAAATCCGGCCTTTAGTAAAAGGCCGATTGAACCATAATCCCCACTTCCAACGGCCGCCGACAACGCATGTCCATAATAAAAGGTTGAATCTCCTTCAGGATCTGGAATAATTGTGCCTTTCAAACGTGGATCAGCCCCTCGATTGAGCAAGTATTCTACCATGGGGAAATTTCGGTGATAGGCATACCACATTAGGGCGGTTACCCCAAATTGGTCCTGAGCATTTACAGTAGCCCCTTTACTGAAAACATAGTTCAGCTCCGTTGAAGTCGCGTTTTTCCGAGCGTAGCTAACCACCAGTTTATTCCAGGAATTATCCTGACTACGTCCTGATAGCTGTACACAAAGTATAAAAAAAAAGGCTATGGTGACTCTGTGAGGCATATGTAAATGTATTG contains:
- a CDS encoding ankyrin repeat domain-containing protein → MPHRVTIAFFFILCVQLSGRSQDNSWNKLVVSYARKNATSTELNYVFSKGATVNAQDQFGVTALMWYAYHRNFPMVEYLLNRGADPRLKGTIIPDPEGDSTFYYGHALSAAVGSGDYGSIGLLLKAGFPINEAGRAPGGKRGYTALHTACYIGNYDMVVHLLYRVKEQGFATANPNIPSEADGGKTPLKIAIERGFQDIVSVLTKAGAQVGSTNVVPVQQSANKLIVAIKAKESSETIKSLIESGEDVNSRDENGATPLMWAAYLDNQDILKLLIAKGAKARLKGIIYNPLPNARFPYFGNALVAAISNKAHHTAPILLRKCGMRLDEPGITPQGKEISWSALHVASYGVDPWVVDALNRQETLNPDELSATNTASNINHRCLADRKMTPLLYAAQAGEDKLVDQLLEQAADITLVDEKGWTVLHYAVQSGNIKLVQTALNAGLSATQKTTDGQTALSLATLAKRNDMLNLLKAGRTAQTKKVVATLNQHGLDAEVRQISKMINTPAFLADAYEQMGTLYDRTGDRNRANRYYVEASLAREQRLLSKPLPSFRELSFELSEFDEELQKEVRPLLQRVEKATKGGCRGIQSARKDAEDLTAYSLHRLASEYNLAYAACLEQKQDWVELVYVLRMLAFNQKGLKRYPEAESTLKKAGQVVIDHFKAKDQPHVYALTLWELGKFYLNQIEIRNNTISTQEKRQLALKARRVLLKADSCWQKTKDEYSDLRAENLQYLASAYYYTNDTLIRPTTRTILTKFAKSSEAVANTQHWLGLYYLRNGNLLLAEKAFKDGLSRCRTAYNPAHPYFFRLLDDLSQLYSQSNRYTEATFFESQAITTALADAEATNLHVVKDPVREMFSHWYNNFNHIYGRERIREKYSAYSISPHTVELSVYTQLLEWTNQSQLAYETREYAKAGELLRTAYQTILEADEPYDLLRIHILTLLASVSQATGDQKARIKYLQEACEESKTVMGTFHQSYLYALHELAKAYSQTNDQKQARQLFSEGWALLKQRVSLQANLLVEDEFVVTKRELDRFVSYQINFYSESANRDTASSARLYEIVLLQKSLALRSYSGFLQQLSKQQPKEVKTLVDIRKRRNKLLLNPTDNELIWRSRLDTLNGDIIQLERRLASGLLSKSEVNRAYTWKTILQMLDASTKGSKTETAAAVELLRYEDQSNNRIRYGALVITQQDRVPRFVSLSSEQQWQAILSKQSSLHPDSINAFYQNKQLYQLAWQPLEQRLSKSRVIYLSSVAGYSQGLSFSALSRPNNTPIAATQTIRMLLSTSQISNKSAFNLARQPIKALLVGDVDYSCDEAKPKAAPLERTKEEISFISKLIEQHKGTLKVLNERSATEEAFLTETGKPLDLIHLATHGEYLKREEADVDTTNAFLQQTDQGFHSALLMASSDCGWVNPSLLGEQDGILTAREIQSTVTAACQLVVLSACQSALGDTEGSENLLGLCRAFKSVGSNYIIASLWNIDDDSAQKFMEEFYRQLAMSTATIESAFEGAQRTRRLAAGKAVSPWGGFVLVH